The genomic segment GGACTGGTGGGGCGTCGGCCAGTCCGTCGTCGGCATGCTCGCCCTCGCGGGCGGCATCAAGCAGCTCGGCAAGGGCGGCCCCGCCGACCCCGTCGCCTGGGCGCTCCTCGCCGTCGCCGCGGTGACCCTCACGGTCTTCGTACGCCGCCAGCTGCGCCTGACCCACCCGCTGCTGCGGGTACGCCTCTTCGCGTCCCGGCCCTTCGCCATCGCCGCTGCCTCGATCTTCCTCGGCATGATCGCGCTGGGCTCGGCGCTGTTCCTGATCACCCAGTGGTTCCAGTACGGCGAGGGCTACAGCCCTCTGGAAGCGGGCGTCCGCCTGCTGCCCGCGCCGCTCGGCCTGGTCCTGACCTCGCTGGTCACCCCGGCGCTGATGCACCGCCTGCCGATCCGCCACGTCATGGGCGGCGGGCTGCTCCTGATGACGGCGGGGCTCTCCCTGCCGTGGCTGCTCCAGCTGTCCGGGCCGCTCGGCTACGGCGAGGTCGCCGTGGCGCTCGGCGTGCTCGGCTGCGGCGTCGGCATCGCGACGACCGCCGCGTCCGTGACGCTGATGGCCGCCACCCCGGCCGAGGACGTCAGCGGCGCGGCGGCGGTCGAGGAGACCTGTTACGAGCTGGGCGCCGCGATGGGCGTGGCCGTGCTCGGCAGCGTCGCCACCGCGCTGTACCGCGTGAACCTGCCCGACCTGGGTCTCGCTGCGGACACCACGGCGTCCGTGCGCGACTCGATCGGCGAGGCGGCCCGGGTGGCGTCCGAGCTCACGGGCCCGGCCGGTGCCGATCTCCTTTCGCGGGCCGCCGGGGCGTTCACCTCCGGGATGACGCCGACGTTCCTGATGGCGGCCGCGCTGCCACTGGCCGCCGCGGCGCTCACCTGGGCGAAGATCCCGAAGAACCTGCGCCCGACGGAGGACGCGCACTGACCGGATGGACCGTGCGGCACAACTGGCAACAACCGCCCCCCAGTTCACCCCTATCATCTGTGGGTCTGTTCGAGAGCGACTCGGCAGTGATGCGCAGTGAGAGGACAACGGGGAATTGAGTTCCATACGCAAGCGCGGCGCACGCAAGCGCCGCATGGCGATGGCCGGCGTGGGCGCCGCGGCGGCCGTCGTGGCGGGGCTCCAGCTGTCGCCCGCCGCCTTCGGCACCGGCGGCGACGACGAGCCGGCCGCGGTGCACCCGGCCGCCGAGGCGGAGGACTTCGGCGCCACCCGCTCCGACGGCACGACGTTCGAGAACGGCGTCATGTCACTGAAGTCGACGCCCGTGGCCCGCTCCGCGGCGCCGTCGGGATCGTCCGGGCGTGCCGCGGCCGCCGCCCCGCACGGCACGGGCTGGCAGTCGGGCGGCGCGTCGAAGTACCTCACCACCGGCTACACCATCAAGTTCTACGACAAGAAGTCCGCGGACTGGCTGGCGCCGTACGTGAAGAAGTCCGCCGCCGACCTCCAGCGCGTCACGACGCTCCCGGTGAAGGTCGACACGCGGCCGGTCGGCTGGGACTACGTCCGGCCCAGGGGCGAGATCATCGTCGGTGTGCTGCACCGGCCCTGCGTCCCGCCCGCCGACGGGGGCTCGCAGGACTGGAAGGTGGTCCGTGACGGCTCCGGCAGCAAGAATTTGAGCTGCGGCTTCTACGCCTCGTCCCTCGCCGACACGGTGACCAGCGGGCACGCGTACATCGACGACGAGTTCCTGACGTCGGCCGGCAAGCCCGCCCCGTCCATGGGTGAAACGTATTTCCGCAACCACATCAGCCACGAGCTCGGGCACACGATGGGCCTGGCGCACGCCAACCGCAGCGCGACCCGCGGCGACTGCGTCAAGGGGTCGGACTCCGGCCAGTTCCCCGTGATGTGCACGCCAACCAACGCGTACCAGGACAAGCGCGCGGGCACCTACGTCCAGCAGTACGACATGCAGGGCCTGCGTCACCTCGCGCGCGGCGGCGGCGCGGTGCCGCCCCCGCAGGGCAAGGTGACCGGTCTCGGCCGCAAGTGCCTCGACGTCAAGGGCGGCAAGGCGGCCAACGGCACGCAGATCCAGCTCTACACCTGCAACAGCGGTCCCGGGCAGTCCTGGATCCCGCAGCAGGACGGCACGATCCGCGCGCTCGGCAAGTGCCTGGACAACTACCGCAACCCGAGCACCAACGGCAACAAGATCTCCCTGTACGACTGCAACGGCGGCGCGGCCCAGCGCTGGAAGGTCAACGCCAAGGGCCAGATCGTGCACGTCGCGTCAGGCAAGGTCCTCGACGTGAAGGGCGGCTCCACCGCCAACGGCACCAAGGTCCAGCTGTCCGCGGCGAACACGTACAAACGGCAGATCTGGGTCATGCCCAAGTAACCCGCCGATGGCGCATCCCGGTGGGCGGGCGCGTCCGCAGGCACGGCCCGAGCGGCTACAGTCACCTGCGATCACCCCCGCCCACCTGGGAGAACCTCGGACCATGGCCGTCGACGAACTCGACACCCGCATCCTCCGGCTGCTGCTGGAGCAGCCCCGCACCAGCCTGCGCGAGTACGCCCGCGTCCTCGGTATCGCCCGCGGCACGCTCCAGGCCAGGCTCGACCGCATGGAGCGGGACGGCGTGATCACCGGCACGGGGCCCTTCCTCTCCCCCGCCGCGCTCGGTCACCCCGTGCTCGCCTTCGTCCACATCGAGGTCACGCAGGGGCACCTGGACGAGGTGGGGGACGCGCTCGCCGCCGTGCCGGAGATCATCGAGGCGCACTCGATCACGGGCGGCGGCGACCTCCTGACCCGCGTCGCGGCCCGCGACAACGGGCACCTGGAGGACGTCGTGCAGCGGCTGATCAACCTGCCGGGGGTCGTGCGCACGCGGACGGAGATGGCGCTGCGGGAGCGGGTGCCGCACCGGCTGCTCCCGCTGGTCGAGTCGGTCGGCAGGTCCGTCGGCGGACAGGCTTGACCTGGCTGTTTGGCATGCTGGGGGCCGTGAGCACCTTCGGCAGGACCGCGGTCGTCCTCGACCTCGACGGCACCCTCGTGGACAGCGAACCCAACTACTACGAAGCGTCGCGGGCCCTGCTCGCCGACCGCACGGGCCGGGAGTACACCTGGGCCGACAACGAGCAGTACGTCGGCATCAGCTCCCACGAGACGCTCGCGCTCTGGCGGCGGGAGTACGGGATAGCGGCATCCGTGGCGGAGCTGCTCGCCGACCTCGACCGCCGCTATCTGGCGCTCGCCCGCGCCCGGACCCCCGTCTACCCGGAGATGCGCAAGCTCGTCGAGCGGCTGCACGACGCGGGAGTGCCGATGGCGGTGGCGTCCGGTTCCTCGCGCGCGGCCATCGGGGCGATCCTGGCCGGCACGGGCCTGGACGCCCTGCTGACGACGTTCGTCTCCGCCGAGGAGGTGCCGCGCGGCAAGCCCGCGCCGGACGTGTTCCTCGCGGCGGCCGCGCTGCTCGGCGCGGAGCCCGCGGACTGCGTGGTCTTCGAGGACGCGGCGCCGGGTGCCGCGGCGGCGCACGCGGCGGGTATGCGGTGCGTCGCGATCCCGTACGTCGCCGCCCACGCGGACGACCCGGCCTTCGCGGACGCGGAGCTGCTGTTCCGGGGCGGACAGCGGGAGTTCACGGCGCAGGCCGCGCTGGACGTGCTGGCGGAGGGCCGCGACCGCTGAGAACCGCTCAGAGCCTGTGTCATGGCACAGGCTCTCAGACCAGCTCGGGCTGGGGCTCCGGTTCGGCGGGCACGGGCTTCGGCTCCCACAGCTTCGTCGTCCACATGTAGCCCTGGACCACGGAGGCCATCGCGAGGATGAGCAGCGGTCCCGCCACCCACGGGTACTCGGCCATCTGCACCGGCAGATAGCGGTACGCCACCAGGAGCGCGGTGAACACGGCGGTGCCGTAGGCGACGAGCCGGACCGCCGACCGGTCCCAGCCGCGGTCGAACGAGCGCACCGCCGCGTCGATGGTGAAGGCGAACACGACGCCCGCGATGAGGTCCGCGCCGTAGTGGTAGCCGAAGCCCAGGGTGGCGCCGAGCGTCGCGACCAGCCAGAAGGTGCCCGCGTACCGGAGCCAGCGCGGCCCCTTGCGGGAGTGGATGAAGATCGCGGTGGCCCATGCCGTGTGCAGGCTGGGCATGCAGTTGCGCGGGGTGAACCCGTCGTACGGCATCGCGTGCGGGTCGGTGAGGGGCGGCGCCGTGTGCGGCCACAGCTCGGCGAGCGCCCACTGGCTGCCGCCGGTGCCGAAGGCCCCTTCCCCGTACGCGAAGATCGGCCCGACCACCGGGAAGACCATGTAGATGGCCGGCCCGACCAGGCCGATGACCAGGAAGGTGCGCACCAGGTAGTGGCCGGGGAAGCGGCCCTCGGTGGCGACGTTGCGCAGCTGGTAGAGCGAGACGCAGACCGCGGCCACCGCGAGCTGGATGTAGACCCAGTCCAGGACGGTCGAGCCGACCGGCCCCGTCGCCTCGACCGCGCGGCCCACCAGCCACGACGGGTTGCCCAGTGCGTGGTCGGCGACGGCGACGTACGGGTCGAGGACCGTCGGGCGGGTCTTCGAGGTGATGAGCAGCCAGGCGTCCCCGGTCTTGCGCCCGGCCACGAGCAGCAGCCCCAGGCCGACGCCCTTCAGGAGAAGCACGCGTTCCGGCCCGGTGCGGCGGGTGACGGCGATGACCCCGGTGCCCAGGATCACCCACAGCGCGCCGTTGCCGAACATCATGTCGGCGCCGACCGCGAGCCGCACCAGGAAGAACACGATGTCGATGCCGACGGCGACGCCGAAGGCGATGAACCGCTGCCGCCAGGTGAGCACGACCATCATCAGCGCCATGCTCGCGTACAGCAGCGGCCCCGACTTCGGCGCGAAGATCACCTCGCTCGCCTGGGCGGTGATCGGCCCCGGCAGGCCGTAGTGCCGCGAGGCGATCTCCAGCGCGACGAGGAACCCGAGGGTCACCACGCCCGCCGCGGTCCACAGCAGCACGCGGGGGCGGCGCAGGGCGGAGATCAGCTCGGTGCGGTCTTTGCGCGGAGATATCCGCGGTGCTTCAGATATCAATGGTCTGGCCGTTTGTTAGGTGCGTGGGCTGAAATAGTCCACTCTCGCCGGGGCCGGATCATGCTATCCGAGCACGGCTGCGGTCAGGCGGCTCCGGCCACCCGCTCCGGGGTGAGCAGCTCCGCGAGGCGCTCCGCGGGCAGCAGGCCCTTCTCGAGAACCAGTTCCGCGACGCCCCGGCCCGTGCTCAGGGCCTCCTGTGCGATCTCGGTGGCCGCGGTGTACCCGATGTGCGGGTTGAGCGCCGTGACCAGGCCGATGGAGGTCTCCACCGAGGCGCGCAGCACCTCCGTGTTGGCGGTGATGCCCGTCACGCACCGCTCGGCGAGCGTCAGGCAGGCGGCGCGCAGCGAGGTGATGCTCTTGGCGAGCGAGTGCAGGATGACCGGCTCGAACGCGTTGAGCTGGAGCTGACCCGCCTCGGCGGCCATCGTGATGGTGACGTCGTTGCCGATCACCTCGAAGGCGACCTGGTTGACGACCTCGGGGATGACCGGGTTGACCTTGCCGGGCATGATGCTGGATCCGGCCTGCACGGGCGGCAGATTGATCTCGTTGAGCCCCGCGCGCGGGCCGGACGAAAGAAGCCGCAGGTCGTTGCAGCTCTTGGAGAGCTTGACGGCGATCCGCTTCAGGACGCCGGACAGGTGCACGAAGGCGCCGCAGTCCTGGGTCGCCTCGACCAGGTTGGCGGCGGTCACCAGCGGCATGCCGGTGATCTCGGCGAGGTGCCGGCGGGCCGTCTCGGCGTACCCGGCGGGGGCGTTGAGTCCCGTACCGATGGCGGTGGCGCCGAGGTTGATCTCGTGGATGAGCTCGACGGCCTCGGCGAGCCGCGCGCGGTCCTCGTCGATCATCACGGCGTACGCGGAGAACTCCTGGCCGAGCGTCATCGGCACGGCGTCCTGGAGCTGGGTGCGCCCCATCTTCAGGACGTCGCGGAACTCCAGCGCCTTGGCTGCGAACGCGTCCTGCACGACCGCCATGGCGCGCAGCAGTCCGTGCACGGCGCTGACGGTCGCGACCTTCACGGCGGTCGGATACACGTCATTGGTGGACTGGCTGAGGTTGACGTCCTCGTTGGGGTGCAGGTGCTCGTACGCGCCCTTGGGGTGCCCGAGGAGCTCCAGCGCCCGGTTGGCGACGACCTCGTTGGCGTTCATGTTGGTGGAGGTACCGGCGCCGCCCTGGATGACGTCGACGACGAACTGATCGTGCAGGCGCCCCGAGCGGATCTCCCGGCACGCGGCCGCGATCGCATCGGCCTTCACCTTCGGAAGCAGACCCAGCTCCTCGTTGGCCCGGGCCGCGGCCTCCTTGACGGCGGCGAGCGCGTCGATGAGCTGCGGGTACACGGAGATGGGGATACCGGTGATGGGGAAGTTCTCCGTGGCCCTGAGGGAGTGAATGCCCCAGTAGACATCGGCGGGAACGTCCCGCTCCCCGAGCAGATCGTGCTCGCGACGGAGGGCGGGGACGGGGACGGTGCTCATGATGCGGTACGTGTTTCTCTTCCGGGCGCGGGGGCGCCGTTTGGTTCTGTACGGGGGGGTGGGCGCCCTTAACTCTCTTCGCAGGCGGGACAAGGCGCCGCCCAGGGGCGCGGGGAACTGCGCGACCAGCCACGTCCGGCCCGCAGACAAAAACACTCAGGCGGCAGCGGCCTCGCCCCGGCCCACCCCCGCGGAACCGACGACATGGCGCAGGCAAGAAACCCGCTCCGCCGGCCCGGAAGCCGAGAGGAGCGCCGCAAGCACCGCACTCCGCCCCTGCCCCGCCCGCAACGTCCCCGTGAGCACCGCCCCCGCCGCCGCGAGGTCGACCGCACCGCCGTGCGTATAGATCTCGGTGACGGGCCCACCCTGAACACGCGTCGTGAGGGCCACCAGAACACCCCGCTCGATCGCCGCCGTGACGGCACCCACGAACTCGGGCGTCGCATTGCCCGCCCCCGTGGCGACGAGCACGATGCCCTGCGCACCCGCCGCGACGGCCGTCTCCACGAACAGCGGATCCGCGTCCACGTGGTGCATGACCATGTCGATGCGCGGCAGCGTCGCGTCGGCCGGAGGCAGCGG from the Streptomyces venezuelae genome contains:
- a CDS encoding MFS transporter, translated to MTPQRDPRRWAVLAILSGSLLLIAMDTTILNVAFPSLVADLRPSSVQQLWIIDVYALVLSGLLVTAGALGDRWGRKRLLLIGFGVFAAASLLAVFATAAWQVIAARALLGAGGATIMPATLSILRAVFTDARERALAYAVWSAVFGGGMALGPVVGGLLVEHNGWQSAFLVNIPVALVIIALGLWILPESRQPREGRWDWWGVGQSVVGMLALAGGIKQLGKGGPADPVAWALLAVAAVTLTVFVRRQLRLTHPLLRVRLFASRPFAIAAASIFLGMIALGSALFLITQWFQYGEGYSPLEAGVRLLPAPLGLVLTSLVTPALMHRLPIRHVMGGGLLLMTAGLSLPWLLQLSGPLGYGEVAVALGVLGCGVGIATTAASVTLMAATPAEDVSGAAAVEETCYELGAAMGVAVLGSVATALYRVNLPDLGLAADTTASVRDSIGEAARVASELTGPAGADLLSRAAGAFTSGMTPTFLMAAALPLAAAALTWAKIPKNLRPTEDAH
- a CDS encoding ricin-type beta-trefoil lectin domain protein → MSSIRKRGARKRRMAMAGVGAAAAVVAGLQLSPAAFGTGGDDEPAAVHPAAEAEDFGATRSDGTTFENGVMSLKSTPVARSAAPSGSSGRAAAAAPHGTGWQSGGASKYLTTGYTIKFYDKKSADWLAPYVKKSAADLQRVTTLPVKVDTRPVGWDYVRPRGEIIVGVLHRPCVPPADGGSQDWKVVRDGSGSKNLSCGFYASSLADTVTSGHAYIDDEFLTSAGKPAPSMGETYFRNHISHELGHTMGLAHANRSATRGDCVKGSDSGQFPVMCTPTNAYQDKRAGTYVQQYDMQGLRHLARGGGAVPPPQGKVTGLGRKCLDVKGGKAANGTQIQLYTCNSGPGQSWIPQQDGTIRALGKCLDNYRNPSTNGNKISLYDCNGGAAQRWKVNAKGQIVHVASGKVLDVKGGSTANGTKVQLSAANTYKRQIWVMPK
- a CDS encoding Lrp/AsnC family transcriptional regulator; protein product: MAVDELDTRILRLLLEQPRTSLREYARVLGIARGTLQARLDRMERDGVITGTGPFLSPAALGHPVLAFVHIEVTQGHLDEVGDALAAVPEIIEAHSITGGGDLLTRVAARDNGHLEDVVQRLINLPGVVRTRTEMALRERVPHRLLPLVESVGRSVGGQA
- a CDS encoding HAD family hydrolase, translated to MSTFGRTAVVLDLDGTLVDSEPNYYEASRALLADRTGREYTWADNEQYVGISSHETLALWRREYGIAASVAELLADLDRRYLALARARTPVYPEMRKLVERLHDAGVPMAVASGSSRAAIGAILAGTGLDALLTTFVSAEEVPRGKPAPDVFLAAAALLGAEPADCVVFEDAAPGAAAAHAAGMRCVAIPYVAAHADDPAFADAELLFRGGQREFTAQAALDVLAEGRDR
- a CDS encoding phosphatase PAP2 family protein, with amino-acid sequence MLWTAAGVVTLGFLVALEIASRHYGLPGPITAQASEVIFAPKSGPLLYASMALMMVVLTWRQRFIAFGVAVGIDIVFFLVRLAVGADMMFGNGALWVILGTGVIAVTRRTGPERVLLLKGVGLGLLLVAGRKTGDAWLLITSKTRPTVLDPYVAVADHALGNPSWLVGRAVEATGPVGSTVLDWVYIQLAVAAVCVSLYQLRNVATEGRFPGHYLVRTFLVIGLVGPAIYMVFPVVGPIFAYGEGAFGTGGSQWALAELWPHTAPPLTDPHAMPYDGFTPRNCMPSLHTAWATAIFIHSRKGPRWLRYAGTFWLVATLGATLGFGYHYGADLIAGVVFAFTIDAAVRSFDRGWDRSAVRLVAYGTAVFTALLVAYRYLPVQMAEYPWVAGPLLILAMASVVQGYMWTTKLWEPKPVPAEPEPQPELV
- the aspA gene encoding aspartate ammonia-lyase codes for the protein MSTVPVPALRREHDLLGERDVPADVYWGIHSLRATENFPITGIPISVYPQLIDALAAVKEAAARANEELGLLPKVKADAIAAACREIRSGRLHDQFVVDVIQGGAGTSTNMNANEVVANRALELLGHPKGAYEHLHPNEDVNLSQSTNDVYPTAVKVATVSAVHGLLRAMAVVQDAFAAKALEFRDVLKMGRTQLQDAVPMTLGQEFSAYAVMIDEDRARLAEAVELIHEINLGATAIGTGLNAPAGYAETARRHLAEITGMPLVTAANLVEATQDCGAFVHLSGVLKRIAVKLSKSCNDLRLLSSGPRAGLNEINLPPVQAGSSIMPGKVNPVIPEVVNQVAFEVIGNDVTITMAAEAGQLQLNAFEPVILHSLAKSITSLRAACLTLAERCVTGITANTEVLRASVETSIGLVTALNPHIGYTAATEIAQEALSTGRGVAELVLEKGLLPAERLAELLTPERVAGAA